One part of the Arabidopsis thaliana chromosome 1 sequence genome encodes these proteins:
- a CDS encoding Chaperone DnaJ-domain superfamily protein, whose product MACEGGGSNVRSSYYTILGIRKDASVSDIRTAYRKLAMKWHPDRYARNPGVAGEAKRRFQQIQEAYSVLNDENKRSMYDVGLYDPHEDDDDDFCDFMQEMISMMNNVKDALKKDLLNNV is encoded by the exons ATGGCGTGCGAAGGTGGAGGATCTAACGTCAGATCTAGCTACTACACCATTCTCGGGATTCGTAAAGATGCCTCTGTTTCCGATATCCGCACTGCTTATCGTAAGCTAGCTATG AAATGGCATCCGGATAGATATGCTCGAAATCCTGGAGTCGCCGGAGAAGCTAAACGTCGGTTTCAACAAATCCAGGAAGCCTATTCTG tttTGAATGATGAGAATAAGAGGTCAATGTACGATGTTGGACTATATGATCCTcatgaagatgatgacgat GACTTCTGTGATTTCATGCAAGAGATGATCTCAATGATGAACAATGTCAAAGACGCG TTGAAGAAAGATTTGCTCAACAATGTGTAA
- a CDS encoding Chaperone DnaJ-domain superfamily protein (Chaperone DnaJ-domain superfamily protein; FUNCTIONS IN: heat shock protein binding; INVOLVED IN: protein folding, response to cyclopentenone; LOCATED IN: cellular_component unknown; EXPRESSED IN: 23 plant structures; EXPRESSED DURING: 15 growth stages; CONTAINS InterPro DOMAIN/s: Molecular chaperone, heat shock protein, Hsp40, DnaJ (InterPro:IPR015609), Heat shock protein DnaJ, N-terminal (InterPro:IPR001623), Heat shock protein DnaJ, conserved site (InterPro:IPR018253); BEST Arabidopsis thaliana protein match is: Chaperone DnaJ-domain superfamily protein (TAIR:AT1G71000.1); Has 23532 Blast hits to 23527 proteins in 3290 species: Archae - 175; Bacteria - 9754; Metazoa - 3953; Fungi - 2136; Plants - 2298; Viruses - 10; Other Eukaryotes - 5206 (source: NCBI BLink).), translating into MACEGGGSNVRSSYYTILGIRKDASVSDIRTAYRKLAMKWHPDRYARNPGVAGEAKRRFQQIQEAYSVLNDENKRSMYDVGLYDPHEDDDDDFCDFMQEMISMMNNVKDAGESLEDLQRMFTDMVGGDGVSYDCNNNPKGNKRPRVNISRSSAAMR; encoded by the exons ATGGCGTGCGAAGGTGGAGGATCTAACGTCAGATCTAGCTACTACACCATTCTCGGGATTCGTAAAGATGCCTCTGTTTCCGATATCCGCACTGCTTATCGTAAGCTAGCTATG AAATGGCATCCGGATAGATATGCTCGAAATCCTGGAGTCGCCGGAGAAGCTAAACGTCGGTTTCAACAAATCCAGGAAGCCTATTCTG tttTGAATGATGAGAATAAGAGGTCAATGTACGATGTTGGACTATATGATCCTcatgaagatgatgacgat GACTTCTGTGATTTCATGCAAGAGATGATCTCAATGATGAACAATGTCAAAGACGCG GGAGAGAGCTTGGAAGACTTGCAACGAATGTTCACGGATATGGTTGGTGGAGATGGCGTGAGCTATGACTGTAACAATAATCCAAAGGGCAACAAAAGACCACGTGTCAATATCTCGAGGAGTAGTGCTGCGATGCGTTAA